From one Deltaproteobacteria bacterium genomic stretch:
- the lpxD gene encoding UDP-3-O-(3-hydroxymyristoyl)glucosamine N-acyltransferase, which produces MTTSGKSLADLAEFVGGRVVGDADVTIERVSSIEDAGPGDITFLTHPRYRRHMAACKAGAVIVAHDLRTDTSLNLLRVEDPHRAFARIHALFNPPAVHAAGVSPLAAVDPSAVVEPSASLYPHCHVGKDARVGEGTVLMPGVSVGAGTRLGRGCVLHPNVTVAAGCRIGDGVIVHAGVVIGSDGFGYVGHGPRRLKVPQAGIVEIGDNVEIGANTTIDRATIGSTRIGADTKIDNLVQIGHNVVIGERCLIVAQTGIAGSAVVGDDVVLAGRVGVSDHVEIGSRSVIGPRSTIVQSVPPGSMLSGLITAAPHKEWLRVIRLLPKLPSLWRRVAEIERALRLTASTEDKEVP; this is translated from the coding sequence GTGACCACCTCAGGCAAATCGCTCGCGGACCTCGCCGAGTTCGTCGGCGGACGGGTGGTCGGTGACGCGGACGTGACCATCGAGAGGGTGTCCTCCATCGAGGATGCCGGCCCGGGGGACATCACTTTCCTGACCCACCCACGCTACCGGCGCCATATGGCCGCCTGCAAGGCCGGCGCGGTCATCGTGGCCCATGACCTGCGCACGGACACCTCGCTCAACCTTCTTCGCGTCGAGGATCCCCACCGGGCATTCGCGCGGATTCACGCCTTGTTCAATCCCCCGGCCGTGCACGCGGCGGGCGTCAGCCCCTTGGCCGCGGTCGATCCATCCGCTGTCGTTGAACCGAGCGCCAGCCTCTATCCTCACTGCCACGTGGGCAAGGACGCCCGGGTTGGAGAGGGGACCGTTCTCATGCCGGGTGTGTCCGTCGGAGCGGGGACGCGGCTCGGCCGTGGTTGCGTGTTGCATCCCAACGTGACGGTGGCGGCGGGCTGCCGGATCGGCGACGGCGTCATTGTTCACGCGGGCGTGGTCATCGGCAGCGACGGCTTCGGCTACGTGGGCCACGGTCCACGGCGCCTCAAGGTGCCGCAGGCCGGGATCGTGGAGATCGGCGACAACGTGGAGATCGGCGCCAACACCACCATCGATCGGGCGACCATCGGCAGCACTCGCATCGGCGCGGACACGAAGATCGATAATCTCGTGCAGATAGGGCACAATGTGGTGATCGGCGAACGCTGTCTGATCGTCGCCCAGACAGGCATCGCGGGCAGCGCGGTGGTGGGCGACGACGTGGTGCTCGCCGGACGGGTAGGCGTGAGCGACCACGTGGAGATCGGCTCCCGGTCGGTGATCGGACCCAGGAGCACCATTGTGCAATCGGTGCCGCCCGGTTCCATGCTCTCCGGGCTGATCACGGCCGCGCCGCACAAGGAGTGGCTCAGGGTGATCCGGCTCCTGCCGAAGCTGCCCTCGCTTTGGCGTCGGGTCGCCGAGATCGAGCGAGCCTTGCGTTTGACGGCCTCTACGGAGGACAAGGAGGTCCCGTAG
- the lpxI gene encoding UDP-2,3-diacylglucosamine diphosphatase LpxI (LpxI, functionally equivalent to LpxH, replaces it in LPS biosynthesis in a minority of bacteria.) — MPADRVGLIAGSGRFPLIFARNARQAGVRVIAVAHHGETDPEIEQFAAEVTWIRVGQLGRIIRTFHKAHVRHAVMAGGIRKVRMFSNFRPDPRGLALLARMRRRDDDHLLRGVAGELEGEGIRVVPSTVFLERIVPGTPGVLTRTEPSALQWRDVRLGIPMVKTLGRMGIGQTLVLKEGVVLAVEAVEGTDAAIRRGGEIVEGSIVVVKMSKPDQDLRFDVPAIGPGTIEVLREAGGGVLAVECERSILLDREELLAAADDAGIAVVAVASEPE, encoded by the coding sequence ATGCCGGCGGACCGGGTCGGGCTGATCGCCGGCAGCGGACGGTTCCCGTTGATATTCGCGCGCAACGCGCGACAGGCCGGGGTGCGCGTCATCGCGGTGGCGCACCATGGGGAAACGGACCCGGAGATCGAGCAGTTCGCGGCGGAGGTCACCTGGATCCGGGTAGGGCAGTTGGGGCGGATCATACGAACCTTCCACAAGGCCCACGTTCGTCACGCGGTCATGGCGGGCGGCATCCGCAAGGTCCGCATGTTCTCGAACTTCAGGCCCGATCCCAGAGGGCTGGCGTTGCTGGCGCGGATGCGGCGCCGGGACGACGACCACCTCTTGCGCGGGGTTGCCGGAGAGCTCGAGGGCGAGGGTATCCGGGTGGTCCCTTCAACGGTCTTCCTCGAACGCATCGTTCCCGGTACGCCTGGCGTATTGACCCGCACCGAGCCGAGCGCGCTGCAATGGCGGGACGTGCGTCTGGGAATCCCCATGGTGAAGACGCTCGGGCGCATGGGCATCGGTCAGACCCTGGTGCTGAAGGAGGGGGTCGTTCTGGCCGTGGAAGCCGTCGAGGGTACGGACGCCGCCATCCGCCGCGGCGGCGAGATCGTGGAGGGTTCCATCGTGGTGGTGAAGATGAGCAAGCCGGACCAGGACCTGCGCTTCGACGTGCCTGCCATCGGCCCGGGGACCATCGAGGTCCTGCGGGAAGCAGGGGGCGGCGTGCTCGCGGTGGAGTGTGAGCGGTCGATTCTGCTGGACAGGGAGGAGCTGCTGGCGGCCGCCGACGATGCGGGCATCGCCGTGGTCGCGGTGGCCTCGGAGCCGGAATGA
- the lpxB gene encoding lipid-A-disaccharide synthase, which yields MTNHASPGKRAAEVMLVCGEASGDARGAELVRILRRRDPTVEVFGMGGAGLRQAGMKVVHDFAKVSGVGFWEVVGSLRHVWLAYRLLRRLLLSTRPALLILIDFPEFNMRLARLARRHGITVLYYISPQVWAWRRYRIRQLAACVDAMAVVFPFEAELYKSSGVPTVNFVGHPLVDVVNPSRERDASLQGLGLEAAKLTVAIMPGSREKEVASLMGPMLDAARGLAREREVQFVVIRASTIEPGELERAVAEAPFTVRIADGDAYNVLAAADLVWVASGTATLEAGLLKKPMVITYRLSPLSYWLGRLLIRVEHIGMVNIIAGERVVPELIQSEVTAEGILAETRRLLRPEVHRAVVAKLEAVRRRLGPPGAPGRVADMAMRLLARAGTGAPS from the coding sequence ATGACGAATCACGCATCCCCGGGGAAGCGGGCGGCCGAGGTGATGCTGGTGTGCGGGGAAGCCTCGGGCGACGCCCGCGGGGCCGAGCTGGTGCGGATCCTGAGGCGGCGCGACCCGACGGTGGAGGTTTTCGGCATGGGCGGCGCAGGCCTGCGCCAGGCGGGCATGAAGGTGGTGCACGACTTCGCCAAGGTGTCGGGCGTGGGGTTTTGGGAGGTGGTGGGCAGCTTGCGCCACGTTTGGCTGGCCTACCGGCTCTTGCGGCGCCTGTTGCTGAGCACGCGCCCGGCCCTGCTTATTCTCATCGACTTCCCGGAGTTCAACATGCGGTTGGCGCGCCTTGCGCGGCGCCACGGCATCACCGTGCTCTACTACATCAGCCCGCAGGTGTGGGCCTGGCGCCGCTACCGCATCCGCCAGCTCGCCGCTTGCGTCGACGCCATGGCCGTGGTGTTCCCGTTCGAGGCCGAGCTGTACAAGTCCTCGGGCGTGCCGACCGTCAACTTCGTCGGACACCCCCTCGTGGACGTCGTCAACCCGAGCCGGGAGCGCGACGCCAGCCTTCAAGGGCTGGGGCTGGAAGCCGCGAAGCTCACCGTGGCGATCATGCCCGGCAGCCGGGAGAAGGAAGTGGCCTCGCTCATGGGTCCCATGCTGGACGCGGCGCGGGGTCTGGCGCGCGAGCGCGAGGTCCAGTTCGTTGTGATACGGGCCAGCACCATCGAGCCCGGCGAGTTGGAGCGGGCCGTGGCGGAAGCCCCCTTCACCGTGCGCATCGCCGACGGCGACGCCTACAACGTGTTGGCGGCGGCGGACCTCGTGTGGGTGGCGTCCGGGACGGCGACCCTGGAGGCGGGTCTGCTCAAGAAGCCCATGGTCATCACCTATCGTTTGTCGCCCCTGAGCTATTGGCTGGGGCGTCTGCTCATTCGGGTGGAGCATATCGGCATGGTGAACATCATCGCCGGCGAACGGGTGGTGCCCGAGTTGATCCAGAGCGAGGTCACGGCCGAGGGGATACTGGCCGAGACCCGGCGTCTGCTCCGGCCGGAGGTCCACCGGGCGGTGGTGGCGAAACTCGAGGCGGTGCGCCGGCGCCTGGGTCCTCCGGGCGCTCCCGGACGGGTCGCGGACATGGCGATGCGGTTGCTGGCACGCGCCGGCACGGGAGCGCCGTCATGA
- the fabZ gene encoding 3-hydroxyacyl-ACP dehydratase FabZ yields the protein MIDVTEIRKLIPHRYPFLLVDRIVELEPDRRIVGIKNVSINESFFQGHFPDKPIMPGVLICEAMAQVGAIFARCSDQLSDKVFVLTGLDRVKFKHPVEPGDQLRIELEILRRRKHYWRLGAHATVDGKRVAEAELSAMEMPV from the coding sequence ATGATCGACGTAACCGAGATACGCAAGCTGATCCCGCATCGTTATCCGTTCCTTCTGGTGGATCGAATCGTGGAGCTCGAGCCCGACCGGCGTATCGTGGGCATCAAGAACGTCAGCATCAACGAGAGCTTCTTCCAGGGCCACTTTCCCGACAAGCCCATCATGCCGGGCGTGCTGATCTGCGAAGCCATGGCGCAGGTGGGCGCCATCTTCGCGCGTTGCAGCGACCAGTTGTCGGACAAGGTCTTCGTCCTCACCGGCCTCGACCGGGTGAAGTTCAAGCACCCGGTGGAGCCGGGCGATCAGTTGCGTATCGAGTTGGAAATCCTGCGGCGGCGCAAGCACTATTGGCGCCTTGGCGCGCATGCGACGGTGGACGGAAAGCGCGTGGCGGAGGCGGAATTGTCCGCCATGGAGATGCCCGTGTGA
- a CDS encoding Gfo/Idh/MocA family oxidoreductase, giving the protein MSRQAPIAVGVIGVGYAGSLHAAKYAALPSAELVAVADVDERRAQEAGARYRVPAVTDFRRVLERVRCVSIAVPTQQHYRVARACLEAGVDVLVEKPITSTVADGCELVKTARRHGRILQVGHLERFNPVVRALSSVISAPRFVECHRLAPFIARGTDVDVVLDLMIHDIDVISSLVHAPVAQIDATGVTVLTDKPDIANARIRFEDGCVANVTASRVSVKRERKIRFFQHDAYISLDYDAKKAQVYRMEDRSRGWDGISGETIVTEGGDALRDQIESFLESVAARRDPVVSGEDGLHALRIASAISERL; this is encoded by the coding sequence ATGAGCAGGCAGGCCCCCATCGCGGTGGGTGTGATCGGCGTGGGCTACGCCGGCAGCCTCCATGCGGCCAAGTACGCGGCTTTGCCCTCCGCCGAGCTTGTGGCCGTGGCCGACGTCGACGAACGGCGCGCGCAAGAGGCCGGCGCACGCTACCGCGTGCCCGCGGTCACCGATTTCCGCCGAGTCCTCGAGCGCGTGCGTTGCGTGAGCATCGCGGTGCCGACGCAGCAACACTACCGGGTCGCTCGCGCTTGCCTGGAGGCGGGAGTCGATGTGCTCGTGGAAAAGCCCATCACCTCGACGGTGGCCGACGGTTGCGAGTTGGTGAAGACCGCGCGCCGCCACGGCCGCATCCTTCAGGTGGGACATCTGGAGCGCTTCAATCCGGTGGTGCGCGCACTCTCCTCGGTGATATCGGCGCCCAGGTTCGTGGAGTGCCACCGCTTGGCGCCGTTCATTGCCCGGGGCACGGACGTCGACGTGGTGCTGGACCTGATGATTCACGACATCGACGTGATCTCCAGCCTGGTGCACGCGCCCGTGGCTCAAATCGACGCCACCGGCGTCACCGTGCTTACGGACAAGCCCGACATCGCCAACGCGCGCATTCGTTTCGAGGACGGATGCGTCGCCAACGTCACGGCGAGCCGGGTGTCGGTGAAGCGCGAGCGCAAGATTCGCTTCTTTCAGCACGACGCCTACATCTCGCTGGACTATGACGCCAAGAAGGCGCAGGTGTACCGCATGGAGGACCGGAGCCGGGGCTGGGACGGCATCTCGGGCGAAACCATCGTGACCGAGGGCGGCGATGCCCTCCGGGACCAGATCGAGTCGTTTCTGGAATCGGTGGCTGCCCGCAGGGACCCGGTGGTGAGCGGAGAGGACGGGCTGCACGCCCTGCGCATCGCCTCTGCCATAAGCGAGCGCTTGTGA
- a CDS encoding OmpH family outer membrane protein: MTRVCLVLLSTLLLTPAWGQELKVGFVNLQRAISLSERGKSARAQFRASVKDKQDALRKEQQAIEKEQRDLQKQGVLMKESERAKAQLRFQRRVRDYERDKRDMQEELALREREVTDGILKELQKIIAELGKTGKFTMILERGQLLYTDKGTDVTDDVIKLYNERFRKTADKDR, from the coding sequence GTGACCCGAGTCTGCCTGGTTCTCTTGTCGACGCTGCTGCTGACCCCCGCGTGGGGCCAGGAACTCAAGGTCGGGTTCGTCAATCTTCAGAGGGCCATCAGCTTGTCCGAGCGCGGCAAGAGTGCGCGCGCGCAGTTTCGGGCCTCGGTCAAGGACAAGCAGGACGCATTGCGGAAGGAGCAACAGGCCATCGAGAAGGAGCAGCGGGACTTGCAGAAGCAGGGCGTCCTGATGAAGGAAAGCGAGAGGGCCAAGGCGCAGCTCCGCTTCCAGCGCCGCGTGCGCGACTACGAACGCGACAAGCGCGACATGCAGGAGGAACTGGCCCTCAGGGAACGCGAGGTCACCGACGGGATCCTGAAGGAACTGCAAAAGATCATCGCGGAACTGGGCAAGACCGGGAAGTTCACCATGATTCTCGAACGGGGCCAGCTTCTCTACACGGACAAGGGAACCGACGTCACCGATGACGTGATCAAGCTTTACAACGAGCGCTTTCGGAAGACGGCCGACAAGGACAGGTGA
- the lpxA gene encoding acyl-ACP--UDP-N-acetylglucosamine O-acyltransferase codes for MVRVHPTAVVHAGAELDDDVEIGPYTVVGSGVSVGRGTRIKSHVVVEGNTALGRDNVIHPFATVGSVPQDLKYQGEDSRLVVGDGNAIREFVSLNPGTRGGGMLTRVGQRNLLMMQCHIAHDCIVGDDNIVANGAMLGGHVRVGNRTVIGALVGVHQFVAIGSGAIVGAGSMVSKDVPPYCNATGDRVKLRGLNVEGLRRQGFDQSRVAALRRTYRILFRSGLRVPEALARVRAEVPRTREVEQMIDFVESSRRGICR; via the coding sequence ATGGTCCGGGTGCATCCCACCGCTGTGGTGCATGCGGGCGCGGAGCTCGACGACGACGTCGAGATCGGGCCGTACACGGTCGTCGGCTCGGGGGTGAGCGTCGGCAGGGGCACGCGCATCAAGTCTCACGTGGTGGTGGAAGGGAACACGGCCCTCGGCCGGGACAACGTCATCCACCCGTTCGCCACCGTGGGTTCCGTTCCGCAGGACCTCAAGTACCAGGGCGAGGACAGCCGCTTGGTCGTCGGTGACGGCAACGCCATCCGCGAATTCGTTTCCTTGAACCCCGGGACCCGCGGCGGCGGAATGCTCACCCGGGTGGGGCAACGGAACCTCTTGATGATGCAATGCCACATCGCCCATGACTGCATCGTCGGCGACGACAACATCGTCGCCAACGGGGCCATGCTCGGAGGCCACGTGCGGGTCGGAAACCGGACGGTCATCGGCGCCCTGGTGGGCGTTCACCAGTTCGTCGCCATCGGCAGCGGGGCCATCGTCGGCGCGGGCTCGATGGTCTCCAAGGACGTGCCGCCGTACTGCAACGCCACCGGGGACCGTGTGAAGCTGCGCGGTCTGAACGTCGAGGGGCTGCGGCGGCAGGGTTTCGACCAGAGCCGCGTGGCGGCACTGCGGCGCACGTACCGCATCCTCTTCCGGTCCGGGTTGCGGGTTCCGGAGGCGCTGGCGCGGGTGCGCGCGGAGGTGCCGCGAACCCGGGAAGTGGAGCAGATGATCGACTTCGTGGAAAGCTCCAGGCGGGGGATCTGCCGCTGA
- a CDS encoding ABC transporter transmembrane domain-containing protein, with the protein MLLFSASTAALPFVVRDMVDRVFVDKDPGMLLYVPLMVVLVFAVRAASNFGQIYLMDYVGHRIIRDLRSALCEKLQWLSLAYIHRNPSGTLLSRVTSDVSLVRVALTSSVASLARNTTSVTALTLVAFYMDWVLASIAFVAFPGAVLPVRRLTGRVRTATRRSQASTGTLAAILQESLQGSPIVKAFGMEQYELDRFNRENREVLRHSMKASRARAIIPSAMEVLASLGIAGVLWYGGSSVMAGGRTAGEFFAFITAMLLAYEPFKHLSRTLPEIYQGIAGGERIFDVLDAPLDIADDPDAVPAERFSDRVSFRKVTFGYAGEPVLKDIDLEVRRGETVALVGTSGAGKTTLSALLPRFYDVTSGGITLDGTDIRKLTVASLRRQIAIVTQHTFLFNDSVRNNISYGDPSKGMDDVIRAARAAHAHDFIMELPEGYDTVIGELGMKLSGGQRQRIAIARAVLKNAPILILDEATSALDSESERLVQDALDALMENRTSLVIAHRLSTIRNATRIVVLAKGSVVEEGTHKDLLAQRKEYSRLYQLQAVEDSATERKYLH; encoded by the coding sequence ATGCTGCTCTTCAGTGCCTCCACCGCCGCGCTTCCCTTCGTCGTGCGGGACATGGTGGACCGGGTTTTCGTGGACAAGGATCCCGGGATGCTGCTCTACGTCCCGCTCATGGTGGTCCTGGTCTTCGCGGTTCGCGCGGCGTCCAACTTCGGCCAGATCTATCTGATGGACTACGTCGGCCATCGGATCATTCGCGACCTGCGCTCGGCCCTGTGCGAGAAGCTCCAGTGGCTTTCGCTGGCCTACATCCATCGGAATCCCTCCGGCACGCTGCTGTCCCGGGTCACCAGCGACGTGAGCCTGGTGCGGGTCGCGCTTACCAGCTCTGTCGCCTCGCTGGCGCGCAATACGACCTCGGTGACGGCGTTGACGCTGGTGGCCTTCTACATGGACTGGGTGCTGGCGTCCATCGCCTTCGTGGCCTTCCCCGGGGCCGTCCTTCCGGTGCGGCGGCTCACGGGTCGCGTCCGTACGGCCACCCGGCGAAGCCAGGCCAGCACCGGCACCCTTGCCGCGATCCTTCAGGAGAGCCTGCAGGGGAGCCCCATCGTGAAGGCTTTCGGCATGGAGCAGTACGAGCTGGACCGCTTCAACCGCGAGAATCGAGAGGTCCTGCGCCACAGCATGAAGGCGAGCCGCGCCCGCGCCATCATTCCCTCGGCGATGGAGGTGCTGGCGTCTCTCGGCATCGCCGGCGTGCTCTGGTACGGGGGCAGCTCGGTCATGGCCGGCGGGCGCACCGCGGGCGAGTTCTTCGCCTTCATCACCGCCATGCTGCTGGCCTACGAACCCTTCAAGCACCTGAGCCGCACGCTGCCGGAGATCTATCAGGGCATCGCCGGGGGCGAGCGGATCTTCGACGTGCTGGACGCGCCGCTGGACATCGCCGACGACCCGGACGCCGTTCCCGCCGAACGGTTTTCCGATCGTGTCTCGTTTCGGAAAGTGACCTTCGGGTATGCGGGGGAGCCTGTCCTCAAGGACATCGACCTGGAGGTGCGGCGCGGTGAGACGGTGGCCCTGGTGGGTACGAGCGGCGCGGGCAAGACGACGCTCTCTGCCTTGCTGCCGCGTTTCTACGACGTCACATCGGGCGGCATCACCCTTGACGGGACGGACATCCGCAAGCTCACCGTCGCGTCGCTCCGGCGCCAGATCGCCATCGTCACCCAGCACACCTTCCTCTTCAATGACAGCGTCAGGAACAACATCTCCTACGGCGATCCCTCCAAGGGCATGGACGACGTCATCCGCGCCGCCAGGGCGGCTCATGCCCACGACTTCATCATGGAGTTGCCCGAAGGATACGATACCGTCATCGGAGAGTTGGGCATGAAGCTGTCCGGGGGACAACGGCAGCGCATCGCCATCGCCCGCGCCGTGCTCAAGAACGCGCCGATCCTTATCCTCGACGAAGCCACTTCCGCCCTCGACTCCGAGTCGGAGCGGCTCGTGCAGGATGCTCTCGACGCGCTTATGGAGAACCGCACCAGCCTCGTGATCGCCCACCGCTTGTCCACGATTCGCAACGCCACGCGCATCGTGGTCCTCGCCAAGGGCAGCGTCGTGGAGGAGGGCACTCACAAGGATCTGCTGGCCCAGCGGAAGGAATACAGCCGCCTCTATCAATTGCAGGCCGTCGAAGACAGCGCGACGGAAAGGAAATACCTGCACTGA